The region taaagtaataaacctgggctgttttcattggttatcTTGAGTCTAGGCTCTATCtacacatataaattatctatgggaTACTTGGATGTAGTTTCtcaaaaacgttccaagccacaaacataacattttaaggAGTTCatgtttaaaattgaataaatattagtgtattccttacatgtgggttgggctactaagtcatgatgtcatttaaagagtgacagtagggctccCATTTTTTGCCAGTCTGTTAATGTGAATagtgtgaccagttttgtgttctttacTCAATTCCAACATAATTGTGGTTTGGAATGTTCTTCTGGAATTACATCCACTTATTAAACCTGTACTACTATACAGTTAGACTGGTTAAAAAGCCAGAATAAAAGATCTAATCAATAATAATCTCATAGCATCCATACATATTGGGTGAGATCCAACTAttgtaaaaacaacaaataaaagTGTGGCCATTTTTAACTCTTGCCGTTTTAAAAGCTGTAATCATAgtagatacataatattttatacaataatccACAATGATGGTTTGTCAGGTTGGGCTTGTTAGTTAAGTAAACTGCatctttctatatttttatttatattaaattttgtttgtttagtaTTAAATTACAATCCATTTTACATTACAGAATCTCCCTTTTGACATTCACAACCGCTACAAGCTGACACTGCTTTTCACAGTTTTCATTGGTACAGGCCTTGGGGCACCTTTCCTCATTACTCGTCACCAGCTTCTTAAGAAGTAAACTGTAAGCAATGTGGTTTATTAAATCTGTTATTTACTAAGttatctaatttattattatttagttaaatcTGGCTAGGAtgtgtgtgtatttatgtatctactgtactcaataagtcttgtgtttttacataatattaatttatatttactttttttgacttatgtaaagcattgactatttgacaattgagtatttttgttgtgtcactttacataatatattgtaactgaaattatTAGTAAAAAGATGAACCTCTGTCAATGAGCAACCTAATATTACTGTTCATTACAGGAAAAATTTggagtttaaaaataaaaatggaataatttaaaatgttgtcCAGTAgaaaattataactatttattaacTTCATAGACATAGAATAATAAtgctcagaacgatagtttcattcatagttcctgtcaatatacaagtaacattataataaatgtgtGAGTGAGCGTCACatacttacattcgccaacacgcacacagacagccatataatgttgcaagtgaatagacatttccctaaatcagtaaattgtaagaaatactatattatattaagtaataagaaagaagaaataaaatataaattaagaatttaataaacacATCAcgtattaaattattgttgcaacaatttttgatgtgtaagtaaagaagttccttagaatcgttgttttttgaaactcgatgaaacgaaaaagcgagacgatagaggcgccagctatatccgaggttctcgagggtgcaaagaacgaatttaggataatttttaaaatcgaagatggctgcggtGAAAAATTCTTTTGGGTCTATACGTACGCgtggtggttataatgataaccctaatgccCAACAACTTATAGGCATCtttcggaaattgttgtgccacatggaacAAACatcgttgaaatcataaataagcgcggcggccatcttggacttcaaaaatgatgccaaattcgttctctgcaccctcgagaacctcggatacgatatccatgttgttgaaatcataattttgcgcgcgCCCatctttgataaaaaaaaacaaaatggcgcctacctgaaaatcgtgacgatttgctataaaatttatataaaatagtatttagatgtgaaatgttattttcttatcataatttttattataagacgatttgtgacaccctttcactgcacagtaagtcatttttcaattaaatttcgcgcactgattgtcctggaagttgacGGAATGACACTGaagcggcgggaaacgtatgtggtcGTAAACGAACACATTGAAACTGCATCATTTtgcttgggcctactcacgttctaagcgttattattctaagttcATAGGTATCAATTTGAATTATTGAATCTCATTTTTTCTTCTGATTCTGTTACTATGTAAATTATGGGAATAATTGATGATAATTTAATCAGAGAACATTTTCTCCTCTCTTGGTTTTTTTATTGCGCCTTGTTAATGGGAAAGtcaaaatgtttagaaaatatttacattttactttAGTAAGGAATTGTACTTTAGGCGTAATAACAACCAcattctaatatattttattattttccaggGGCGGGCAGCTGTTTTAATGCATCTTAAGTTAAGCTAGAATCGtataatttcttaataaattattatgttttagaaGTTTGTATGTTGTTTTATTTCGAGAAGCATGCATAGGTTGGGGATAGGGTTATCAACTGTCGGGATAAATACGGACTTTTAGGCTCTAGTTTGGATATTGcccagattttatttttaattagatggaatataataaaaactacaTATAAACTAATATCAACCAAGTCTTTACCAGTTACGAAATATAAACGAGAACAACTAAAAAGTTATGACTTTTATCCAAATGTCAGGcttttggtaattatttttcaaattactaaatggTAACCCTAGTTGGGGATGTTTTTAAAGGGAATAAGGTCTAATGAAACCAAAAACAAGAAAGCATGAAGAGAAGGTGCTTTTGTGATGGTGATGCTTGCGGAAGAAGCCTCAAG is a window of Leptidea sinapis chromosome 23, ilLepSina1.1, whole genome shotgun sequence DNA encoding:
- the LOC126971482 gene encoding cytochrome c oxidase subunit 7C, mitochondrial-like, whose protein sequence is MLGAVARTSLLGRNVMKNFVRNGSHGGIPGENLPFDIHNRYKLTLLFTVFIGTGLGAPFLITRHQLLKK